A portion of the endosymbiont of Galathealinum brachiosum genome contains these proteins:
- a CDS encoding CDP-glycerol--glycerophosphate glycerophosphotransferase, whose protein sequence is MKKYLLFAEQLYSYPILRPIQQAILQRGDQVAWYLHKIPNLLSQDDATVLTNVEEVQKFKPDAVFVPTNWVPDFFPGVKVEVFHGFNVGKRANSKQDHFRIRGHFDLYCTQGPDTTIPFQELAKHHGYFSVSETGWSKLDPMFKCDDPQLLRRKINTSKPIIFYASTFSPKLTSAPYLAPYIQKLSETGRWHWVVTVHPKSLKETIDTYRNMQGENLTFIEPGEEVIPMLNAADAMLCDTSSIFIEFLLLNKPVVTYKTSVPGPHLLNINNPDDIENSLERALSRPTDLMGNIETYCNSIHPCRDGNSSERIIQATENFLEHEYKSMKPKPLNLGRKFQMRKKMSYYRIK, encoded by the coding sequence ATGAAAAAATACCTTCTTTTCGCTGAACAGCTCTATAGTTACCCCATATTACGCCCCATCCAGCAAGCCATTCTTCAGCGTGGTGATCAAGTAGCATGGTATTTACATAAGATTCCAAATTTACTGTCACAAGATGATGCTACAGTACTGACAAACGTAGAAGAAGTACAAAAATTCAAACCTGATGCCGTATTTGTGCCCACTAACTGGGTACCTGACTTTTTCCCGGGGGTTAAAGTCGAAGTTTTTCACGGTTTTAATGTTGGAAAGCGTGCAAATAGCAAGCAGGACCATTTTCGTATTCGTGGTCATTTCGACCTATATTGCACACAAGGCCCTGACACAACCATTCCATTTCAGGAACTGGCAAAACATCATGGTTATTTTAGTGTTTCAGAAACAGGATGGTCTAAACTGGATCCAATGTTTAAGTGTGATGACCCGCAATTATTACGTAGAAAGATAAATACCAGTAAACCCATTATATTTTATGCATCAACCTTTAGTCCAAAACTGACGTCAGCACCTTATCTAGCTCCCTATATACAGAAACTTTCAGAGACAGGTCGCTGGCACTGGGTAGTGACAGTTCATCCTAAGTCATTGAAAGAGACTATCGATACATATCGTAATATGCAGGGAGAAAACTTAACCTTCATTGAGCCAGGTGAAGAGGTCATACCGATGTTAAATGCGGCTGATGCCATGTTATGCGATACGTCGTCAATTTTTATTGAATTTCTACTATTAAATAAACCCGTAGTAACATATAAGACATCCGTGCCCGGACCACATTTACTAAACATCAATAATCCTGATGATATTGAAAATAGCCTGGAAAGAGCATTAAGCAGACCAACTGACTTAATGGGTAATATAGAAACCTACTGTAATAGCATTCACCCCTGCAGGGATGGCAATTCATCTGAAAGAATCATTCAGGCAACAGAGAATTTTTTAGAACATGAATACAAAAGCATGAAACCTAAACCTTTAAATTTAGGTCGTAAGTTTCAAATGCGTAAAAAAATGTCATATTATCGAATAAAATAG